The following coding sequences lie in one Variovorax terrae genomic window:
- the parC gene encoding DNA topoisomerase IV subunit A: MSNQPTLDFSSGESDDSLNLASYAQRAYLEYALSVVKGRALPDVCDGQKPVQRRILYSMSRMGLGFGGPNGNTGAKPVKSARVVGDVLGRFHPHGDQAAYDALVRMAQDFSQRYPLIDGQGNFGSRDGDGAAAMRYTEARLARITSLLLDEIDEGTVDFAPNYDGSTEEPRQLPARLPFALLNGASGIAVGLATEIPSHNLREVAEACVALIRNPQLGDDELFTLVPGPDYPGGGQIISSASDIAEAYRSGRGSLKVRARWKIEDLARGQWQLVVTELPPGVSSQRVLEEIEELTNPKVKTGKKALSQEQIQLKASVLAVLDVVRDESSKDAPVRLVFEPKTSRIEQQELITALLAHTSLETSAPINLTMVGLDGRPVQKSLRQMLVEWIEFRQATVARRSQHRLNKVLDRIHILEGRQLVLLNIDEVIAIIRQSDEPKAALIARFSLSDRQAEDILEIRLRQLARLEAIKIEQELAGLREEQKKLEDILGSPAALRRLLIKEIEADAKQFADPRRTLIEEQKKAVAEVKVVDEPVTVVVSQKGWVRARSGHGHEAASFAFKAGDGLYGTFECRTVDQLLVFGSNGRVYSVAVAMLPGARGDGQPVTTLIELESGTQLAHYFAGPAGATLLLSGSGGYGFLATVESMVSRQKGGKAFISVGEGETVCRPSPVAGLPVSTAAGTQPLAAATHVACASTGGRILTFEIAELKAMEKGGRGLMLIDLDAKDALAGAAAYTRSVRIEGIGRGGKEREETLEIRSLNNARAARGRKGKAADLGFKPTTVARVE; this comes from the coding sequence ATGAGCAACCAACCGACTCTCGATTTCTCCTCGGGCGAATCCGACGACTCGCTCAACCTGGCCAGCTATGCCCAGCGCGCCTACCTCGAATACGCGCTGAGCGTGGTCAAGGGCCGCGCGCTGCCCGACGTGTGCGACGGCCAGAAGCCGGTGCAGCGGCGCATCCTGTACTCGATGTCGCGCATGGGCCTGGGCTTCGGCGGGCCCAACGGCAACACCGGCGCCAAGCCCGTGAAGAGCGCGCGCGTGGTGGGCGACGTGCTGGGCCGCTTCCATCCGCACGGCGACCAGGCCGCCTACGACGCGCTGGTGCGCATGGCGCAGGATTTCTCCCAGCGCTACCCGCTGATCGACGGCCAGGGCAACTTCGGCAGCCGCGACGGCGACGGCGCCGCGGCCATGCGCTACACCGAGGCGCGGCTGGCTCGCATCACCAGCCTGCTGCTCGACGAGATCGACGAGGGCACGGTGGACTTCGCGCCCAATTACGACGGCTCGACCGAGGAGCCTCGCCAGTTGCCCGCGCGGCTGCCGTTCGCGCTGCTCAACGGTGCCAGCGGCATCGCCGTGGGCCTGGCCACCGAAATCCCGAGCCACAACCTGCGCGAGGTGGCCGAGGCCTGCGTGGCCCTGATCCGCAACCCCCAGCTCGGCGACGACGAGCTGTTCACGCTGGTGCCCGGCCCCGACTATCCGGGCGGCGGCCAGATCATCAGCAGCGCCTCCGACATCGCCGAGGCCTACCGCAGCGGACGCGGCAGCCTCAAGGTGCGCGCGCGCTGGAAGATCGAAGACCTCGCGCGCGGCCAGTGGCAACTGGTGGTCACCGAGCTGCCGCCCGGCGTGAGCTCGCAGCGCGTGCTCGAAGAGATCGAGGAGCTGACCAACCCCAAGGTCAAGACTGGCAAGAAGGCCTTGAGCCAGGAGCAGATCCAGCTCAAGGCCAGCGTGCTGGCCGTGCTCGACGTGGTGCGCGACGAATCCTCCAAGGACGCGCCGGTGCGCCTGGTGTTCGAGCCCAAGACCAGCCGCATCGAACAGCAGGAGCTGATCACCGCGCTGCTGGCGCACACCAGCCTGGAGACCTCGGCGCCCATCAACCTCACGATGGTGGGGCTGGACGGCCGGCCGGTGCAGAAGTCGCTGCGCCAGATGCTGGTGGAGTGGATCGAGTTCCGCCAGGCCACGGTGGCGCGCCGCTCGCAGCACCGCCTGAACAAGGTGCTGGACCGCATCCACATCCTCGAAGGGCGGCAGCTCGTGCTGCTCAACATCGACGAAGTGATCGCCATCATCCGCCAGTCCGACGAGCCCAAGGCGGCGCTGATCGCGCGCTTCTCCCTGAGCGACCGGCAGGCCGAGGACATCCTTGAAATCCGCCTGCGTCAGCTCGCACGGCTCGAAGCCATCAAGATCGAGCAGGAGCTCGCCGGCCTGCGCGAGGAGCAGAAGAAGCTCGAAGACATCCTCGGCAGCCCGGCCGCGCTGCGCCGCCTGCTGATCAAGGAGATCGAGGCCGACGCCAAGCAGTTCGCCGACCCGCGCCGCACGCTGATCGAGGAGCAGAAGAAGGCCGTGGCCGAGGTCAAGGTGGTGGACGAGCCGGTGACCGTGGTGGTCTCGCAAAAGGGCTGGGTGCGCGCGCGCAGCGGCCACGGCCACGAGGCCGCGAGCTTTGCCTTCAAGGCCGGCGACGGGCTGTACGGCACCTTCGAGTGCCGCACGGTGGACCAGCTGCTGGTGTTCGGCAGCAACGGCCGCGTGTACTCGGTGGCGGTGGCGATGCTGCCCGGCGCGCGCGGCGACGGCCAACCCGTCACCACGCTGATCGAACTCGAATCGGGCACCCAGCTCGCGCACTACTTCGCGGGCCCAGCGGGCGCCACGCTGCTGCTGTCGGGCTCGGGCGGCTACGGCTTCCTGGCCACGGTGGAGAGCATGGTGTCGCGCCAGAAGGGTGGCAAGGCCTTCATCAGCGTGGGCGAAGGCGAGACCGTGTGCCGGCCCTCGCCAGTGGCCGGCTTGCCGGTGAGCACCGCGGCGGGCACGCAGCCGCTGGCAGCGGCCACGCATGTGGCCTGCGCCTCCACCGGCGGGCGCATCCTGACTTTCGAGATCGCCGAGCTCAAGGCCATGGAGAAGGGCGGCCGCGGCCTGATGCTGATCGACCTCGATGCCAAGGACGCCCTGGCCGGGGCGGCGGCCTACACGCGCAGCGTGCGCATCGAAGGCATCGGCCGCGGCGGCAAGGAGCGCGAAGAGACACTCGAAATCCGCAGCCTCAACAACGCCCGCGCCGCACGCGGGCGCAAGGGCAAGGCGGCCGACCTCGGCTTCAAGCCCACGACCGTGGCGAGGGTGGAATGA
- a CDS encoding transglutaminase family protein has translation MLLHIVHDTRYAYTPPVETAQHMAHLKPRQTATQQLLRHTLTVEPAPAQQTEALDVYGNTRSFFSLQSVHDELLVRADSVVSTRAPAPPASSPPWEQVRERFRYHAGAAYDGAAEFVFASPCAPRHEAFAAYARPSFGAGVPLLLAAHDLMERIHGDFTYESQSTEVSTPALEALAQRKGVCQDFAHIMVACLRAMGLSARYVSGYLLTEPPPGQPRLIGSDASHAWASVYVPGAEGGSGVWCDFDPTNNRAPGEDYVTLATGRDFSDVSPVRGVIHGGARHTLDVAVTVQPLAQPLAQARPTI, from the coding sequence ATGCTGCTGCACATCGTCCACGACACCCGATACGCCTACACGCCGCCCGTGGAGACGGCGCAGCACATGGCGCACCTGAAGCCGCGGCAGACCGCCACGCAGCAGCTGCTGCGCCACACGCTGACCGTCGAGCCTGCGCCGGCGCAGCAGACCGAGGCGCTCGATGTCTACGGCAACACGCGCTCCTTCTTCTCGCTGCAAAGCGTGCACGACGAACTGCTGGTGCGCGCCGACAGCGTGGTGTCCACCCGCGCCCCCGCGCCGCCCGCGAGCAGCCCGCCCTGGGAGCAGGTGCGCGAGCGTTTCCGCTACCACGCGGGCGCGGCCTACGACGGCGCGGCCGAGTTCGTGTTCGCCTCGCCCTGCGCGCCGCGCCACGAGGCCTTCGCGGCCTATGCGCGGCCGAGCTTCGGCGCCGGCGTGCCGCTGCTGCTGGCCGCGCACGACCTGATGGAGCGCATCCACGGCGACTTCACCTACGAATCGCAGAGCACCGAAGTCAGCACCCCGGCGCTGGAGGCTCTGGCGCAGCGCAAGGGCGTGTGCCAGGATTTCGCCCACATCATGGTGGCCTGCCTGCGCGCCATGGGCCTGAGCGCGCGCTACGTCAGCGGCTACCTGCTGACCGAGCCGCCGCCCGGCCAGCCGCGCCTGATCGGCAGCGACGCCTCGCACGCCTGGGCCTCGGTCTACGTGCCCGGCGCCGAAGGCGGCAGCGGCGTCTGGTGCGACTTCGACCCCACCAACAACCGTGCCCCGGGCGAGGACTACGTGACGCTGGCCACGGGCCGCGACTTCTCCGACGTGTCGCCCGTGCGCGGCGTGATCCACGGCGGCGCGCGCCACACGCTCGACGTGGCCGTCACGGTGCAGCCGTTGGCACAGCCGCTCGCGCAGGCCCGGCCTACAATCTGA
- a CDS encoding RidA family protein, whose protein sequence is MSVYDKLKELNISLPPVAVPAAAYVPFVQTGNLVFLSGHIAKKDGKAWAGQFGRDMTTDEGKAAARAVAVDLLGTLHAAVGDLNKVKRIVKLMSLVNSTGDFTEQHLVTNGASELFGQVFGDKGAHARSAFGVAQIPMGACVEIELIAEIG, encoded by the coding sequence ATGAGCGTGTACGACAAACTCAAGGAACTGAACATCAGCCTGCCGCCCGTGGCCGTGCCCGCCGCCGCCTACGTGCCCTTCGTGCAGACCGGCAACCTGGTGTTCCTGTCCGGCCACATCGCCAAGAAGGACGGCAAGGCCTGGGCCGGCCAGTTCGGCCGCGACATGACGACCGACGAAGGCAAGGCCGCCGCGCGCGCCGTGGCCGTGGACCTGCTGGGCACGCTGCACGCCGCCGTGGGCGACCTGAACAAGGTCAAGCGCATCGTCAAGCTCATGAGCCTGGTGAACTCCACCGGCGACTTCACCGAGCAGCACCTCGTCACCAACGGCGCGAGCGAGCTGTTCGGCCAGGTGTTCGGCGACAAGGGCGCGCATGCGCGCAGCGCCTTCGGCGTGGCGCAGATTCCGATGGGCGCCTGCGTCGAGATCGAGCTGATCGCGGAGATCGGCTGA